From Poecile atricapillus isolate bPoeAtr1 chromosome Z, bPoeAtr1.hap1, whole genome shotgun sequence, one genomic window encodes:
- the LOC131573438 gene encoding asparagine--tRNA ligase, cytoplasmic isoform X2 — MAGDVLGRTAALALELYVSEREGNDSTGDGTQKKPFKTVLKALMTAGKEPFPTIYVDSQKENERWAIISKSQMKNVKKLWHREQMKNEAKEKKEAEDLLRREKNLEEAKKVVIKNDPSLPEPKCVKIDALEAYRGQRVKIFGWIHRLRRQGKNLMFIVLRDGTGFLQCVLSDELCQCYNGLVLSTESSVVVYGTLNLLPQGKQAPGGHELSCDYWELIGLAPAGGADNLLNEDSEVDVQLNNRHMMIRGENMSKIFKVRSMVVQAFRDHFFANGYYEVTPPTLVQTQVEGGSTLFKLDYFGEEAYLTQSSQLYLETCLPALGDVFCIAQSYRAEQSRTRRHLAEYTHIEAECPFISFEDLLDRLENLVCDVVDRVLKSPAASLLYDLNPGFQPPKRPFRRMNYAEAIEWLKEHDVKKEDGTYYEFGEDIPEAPERLMTDTINEPILLCRFPAEIKSFYMQRCSDDSRLTESVDVLMPNVGEIVGGSMRIWDSEELLQGYKREGIDPTPYYWYTDQRKYGTCPHGGYGLGLERFLTWILNRHHIRDVCLYPRFVQRCKP; from the exons ATGGCGGGGGACGTGCTGGGCAGGACGGCGGCGCTGGCCCTCG AGCTGTATGTGTCTGAACGAGAGGGCAACGACTCCACTGGTGATGGGACACAAAAGAAACCGTTCAAGACTGTGCTGAAG GCATTGATGACAGCAGGAAAAGAGCCATTTCCTACAATTTATGTGGATTCCCAAAAAGAAAACGAG AGATGGGCCATCATTTCCAAATCACAgatgaaaaatgtcaaaaagctgtggcacagggagcagatgaaaaatgaagctaaggagaagaaggag GCAGAAGATCTCCTGAGAAGAGAGAAGAACTTGGAGGAAGCCAAGAAGGTTGTTATCAAGAATGATCCCAGTCTTCCAGAGCCCAAGTGT GTGAAGATCGATGCTCTGGAGGCTTACAGAGGGCAGAGAGTGAAGATTTTTGGCTGGATCCACAGGTTACGGAGGCAAG GGAAAAATCTGATGTTTATTGTCTTGAGAGATGGCACAGGGTTTCTTCAGTGTGTCCTTTCTGATGAGCTG TGCCAGTGCTACAATGGGCTGGTGCTGTCCACGGAGAGCAGCGTGGTGGTGTACGGCACGCTGAACCTCCTGCCCCAGGGCAAGCAG GCTCCGGGAGgccacgagctgagctgtgatTACTGGGAGCTCATCGGCCTGGCCCCGGCAGGAGGGGCTGACAATCTGCTCAACGAGGACTCGGAGGTGGACGTGCAGCTCAACAACAGGCACATGATGATTCGAGGTGAGAACATGTCCAAGATCTTCAAGGTGCGCTCCATGGTGGTGCAGGCCTTCAGGGATCACTTCTTTGCCAACGGATACTATGAA GTCACACCACCAACCTTAGTGCAGACGCAGGTGGAGGGAGGCTCCACCCTGTTCAAGCTGGATTACTTTGGTGAAGAGGCATACCTGACCCAGTCATCCCAGCTCTACCTGGAGACCTgcctgccagctctgggagaTGTCTTCTGCATTGCTCAGTCCTACAGAGCTGAGCAGTCCAGGACCCGCAGGCACTTGGCAGA GTACACTCACATTGAAGCTGAATGTCCTTTTATAAGTTTTGAGGATTTGTTGGACCGTCTGGAGAACTTGGTGTGTGATGTCGTAGACAGAGTCTTGAAATCACCTGCAGCAAGCTTACTGTATGACCTCAACCCG GGTTTCCAGCCCCCCAAACGTCCCTTCCGACGCATGAACTACGCTGAAGCCATCGAGTGGCTGAAAGAACATGATGTGAAGAAGGAAGATGGCACTTACTATGAGTTTGGGGAG GACATTCCCGAAGCTCCCGAGAGACTGATGACAGACACCATCAACGAGCCCATCTTGCTGTGCCGCTTTCCTGCGGAGATCAAATCTTTCTACATGCAGCGCTGCAGCGACGACTCGCGCCTCACCGAGTCT GTGGATGTGCTGATGCCCAACGTGGGTGAGATCGTGGGGGGTTCCATGCGCATCTGGGACAGcgaggagctgctccagggctacAAGAGAGAGGGCATCGATCCCACACCCTACTACTGGTACACGGACCAG AGGAAATACGGTACGTGCCCTCACGGAGGATACGGTTTGGGATTGGAGCGGTTCCTGACCTGGATTCTGAACAGACACCATATCCGAGATGTCTGTCTCTATCCACGCTTTGTCCAGCGCTGCAAACCTTAG
- the LOC131573438 gene encoding asparagine--tRNA ligase, cytoplasmic isoform X1 → MAGDVLGRTAALALEELYVSEREGNDSTGDGTQKKPFKTVLKALMTAGKEPFPTIYVDSQKENERWAIISKSQMKNVKKLWHREQMKNEAKEKKEAEDLLRREKNLEEAKKVVIKNDPSLPEPKCVKIDALEAYRGQRVKIFGWIHRLRRQGKNLMFIVLRDGTGFLQCVLSDELCQCYNGLVLSTESSVVVYGTLNLLPQGKQAPGGHELSCDYWELIGLAPAGGADNLLNEDSEVDVQLNNRHMMIRGENMSKIFKVRSMVVQAFRDHFFANGYYEVTPPTLVQTQVEGGSTLFKLDYFGEEAYLTQSSQLYLETCLPALGDVFCIAQSYRAEQSRTRRHLAEYTHIEAECPFISFEDLLDRLENLVCDVVDRVLKSPAASLLYDLNPGFQPPKRPFRRMNYAEAIEWLKEHDVKKEDGTYYEFGEDIPEAPERLMTDTINEPILLCRFPAEIKSFYMQRCSDDSRLTESVDVLMPNVGEIVGGSMRIWDSEELLQGYKREGIDPTPYYWYTDQRKYGTCPHGGYGLGLERFLTWILNRHHIRDVCLYPRFVQRCKP, encoded by the exons ATGGCGGGGGACGTGCTGGGCAGGACGGCGGCGCTGGCCCTCG AAGAGCTGTATGTGTCTGAACGAGAGGGCAACGACTCCACTGGTGATGGGACACAAAAGAAACCGTTCAAGACTGTGCTGAAG GCATTGATGACAGCAGGAAAAGAGCCATTTCCTACAATTTATGTGGATTCCCAAAAAGAAAACGAG AGATGGGCCATCATTTCCAAATCACAgatgaaaaatgtcaaaaagctgtggcacagggagcagatgaaaaatgaagctaaggagaagaaggag GCAGAAGATCTCCTGAGAAGAGAGAAGAACTTGGAGGAAGCCAAGAAGGTTGTTATCAAGAATGATCCCAGTCTTCCAGAGCCCAAGTGT GTGAAGATCGATGCTCTGGAGGCTTACAGAGGGCAGAGAGTGAAGATTTTTGGCTGGATCCACAGGTTACGGAGGCAAG GGAAAAATCTGATGTTTATTGTCTTGAGAGATGGCACAGGGTTTCTTCAGTGTGTCCTTTCTGATGAGCTG TGCCAGTGCTACAATGGGCTGGTGCTGTCCACGGAGAGCAGCGTGGTGGTGTACGGCACGCTGAACCTCCTGCCCCAGGGCAAGCAG GCTCCGGGAGgccacgagctgagctgtgatTACTGGGAGCTCATCGGCCTGGCCCCGGCAGGAGGGGCTGACAATCTGCTCAACGAGGACTCGGAGGTGGACGTGCAGCTCAACAACAGGCACATGATGATTCGAGGTGAGAACATGTCCAAGATCTTCAAGGTGCGCTCCATGGTGGTGCAGGCCTTCAGGGATCACTTCTTTGCCAACGGATACTATGAA GTCACACCACCAACCTTAGTGCAGACGCAGGTGGAGGGAGGCTCCACCCTGTTCAAGCTGGATTACTTTGGTGAAGAGGCATACCTGACCCAGTCATCCCAGCTCTACCTGGAGACCTgcctgccagctctgggagaTGTCTTCTGCATTGCTCAGTCCTACAGAGCTGAGCAGTCCAGGACCCGCAGGCACTTGGCAGA GTACACTCACATTGAAGCTGAATGTCCTTTTATAAGTTTTGAGGATTTGTTGGACCGTCTGGAGAACTTGGTGTGTGATGTCGTAGACAGAGTCTTGAAATCACCTGCAGCAAGCTTACTGTATGACCTCAACCCG GGTTTCCAGCCCCCCAAACGTCCCTTCCGACGCATGAACTACGCTGAAGCCATCGAGTGGCTGAAAGAACATGATGTGAAGAAGGAAGATGGCACTTACTATGAGTTTGGGGAG GACATTCCCGAAGCTCCCGAGAGACTGATGACAGACACCATCAACGAGCCCATCTTGCTGTGCCGCTTTCCTGCGGAGATCAAATCTTTCTACATGCAGCGCTGCAGCGACGACTCGCGCCTCACCGAGTCT GTGGATGTGCTGATGCCCAACGTGGGTGAGATCGTGGGGGGTTCCATGCGCATCTGGGACAGcgaggagctgctccagggctacAAGAGAGAGGGCATCGATCCCACACCCTACTACTGGTACACGGACCAG AGGAAATACGGTACGTGCCCTCACGGAGGATACGGTTTGGGATTGGAGCGGTTCCTGACCTGGATTCTGAACAGACACCATATCCGAGATGTCTGTCTCTATCCACGCTTTGTCCAGCGCTGCAAACCTTAG